From Leguminivora glycinivorella isolate SPB_JAAS2020 chromosome 24, LegGlyc_1.1, whole genome shotgun sequence, a single genomic window includes:
- the LOC125238562 gene encoding trypsin inhibitor-like: MQKFLVQLFLFALFAKMSLAADDACSLPIVTGPCRANVPSYGYNRTSNECERFVYGGCQGNDNRYASLKDCEQACKSECS, from the exons ATGCAGAAGTTCTTAGTACAGTTGTTCCTTTTTGCTCTATTTGCTAAAATGAGCTTAGCAGCAG ATGATGCCTGTTCCCTGCCCATAGTGACTGGACCGTGTCGAGCCAATGTGCCCAG TTACGGATACAACAGAACATCAAATGAATGCGAACGATTCGTCTACGGAGGTTGCCAAGGAAACGACAACAGATATGCCTCTTTAAAGGATTGCGAACAAGCGTGCAAGAGCGAATGCTCATGA
- the LOC125238560 gene encoding uncharacterized protein LOC125238560 isoform X2, producing the protein MAEELNVQNLEDAELNELLKNGNPQELRNNLLDMLNDSGLTEEMKENLRNMLSGNTPKVLGGSGPWLGVLFAALIFSVILFFGYKLYKSIKDKEVKREEKKKAKQMKKKK; encoded by the exons ATGGCTGAAGAGTTAAACGTACAAAATTTAGAAGACGCAGAATTGAACGAGCTGCTTAAAAATGGGAATCCACAAGAGCTCAGAAATAATCTACTAGATATGCTCAATGATTCTGGGCTGACGGAGGAAATGAAGGAGAATTTGAGGAATATGCTCAGTGGGAACACTCCTAAGGTCCTGGGGGGGAGCGGGCCGTGGTTGGGAGTTCTGTTCGCGGCGCTGATATTCTCTGTTATAT TATTCTTCGGCTACAAACTCTACAAgtccataaaagataaagaaGTAAAAAGGGAAGAAAAGAAGAAAGCCAAGCAGATGAAGAAGAAGAAATGA
- the LOC125238560 gene encoding uncharacterized protein LOC125238560 isoform X1, whose amino-acid sequence MADEMDYADAPKINIASAIGEKLQESIKNMDVMSMLKNMAEQIPQDEDAEGVQDKLKDVIEKYNAMTDEEREEFTSKMKEAIVSKISMKLQDPNAFDMSAITEAIEDAVRFQLMLIGGAIILFLILLVFFGYKLYKSIKDKEVKREEKKKAKQMKKKK is encoded by the exons ATGGCCGACGAGATGGATTACGCGGACGCGCCAAAAATCAACATCGCGAGCGCCATCGGCGAAAAACTACAAGAATCAATAAAAAACATGGACGTAATGTCTATGCTCAAAAACATGGCCGAACAAATACCTCAAGACGAAGACGCAGAAGGCGTTCAGGATAAACTTAAAGATGTGATTGAGAAGTATAATGCTATGACAGATGAAGAAAGGGAGGAGTTTACTAGTAAAATGAAAGAAGCTATAGTAAGCAAGATTTCTATGAAACTGCAGGATCCCAATGCGTTTGATATGAGCGCAATTACAGAAGCTATTGAGGACGCTGTGAGATTTCAGCTGATGCTTATTGGTGGTGCTATTATACTTTTCCTGATACTCTTAG TATTCTTCGGCTACAAACTCTACAAgtccataaaagataaagaaGTAAAAAGGGAAGAAAAGAAGAAAGCCAAGCAGATGAAGAAGAAGAAATGA